One stretch of Procambarus clarkii isolate CNS0578487 chromosome 35, FALCON_Pclarkii_2.0, whole genome shotgun sequence DNA includes these proteins:
- the LOC138371334 gene encoding probable serine/threonine-protein kinase clkA — protein sequence MPLGLSDEDAARVCGEEAAGVMSEDVAGDINIYHDTTTNNNYHDNNSNIYHDTNNNNNYHDNNNDNIYHDTNNNYHDNNNSNIYHDNNNSNIYHDTNNNNNYHDNNNDNIYHDTNNNNNYHDNNNDNIYHDTNNNNNYHDNNNSNIYHDTNNNNNYHDNNNDNIYHDTNNNNNYHDNNNSNIYHDTNNNNNHHNNNNDNNSNIYHVTNNNNNYHNNNNDNNKIKYYDDNNKIKYHDDNSNNYHDNNINYNNNNNINYHNNNNTTTNTTTTTTTTFAGTTISTTTTTTSPHIINYLTIND from the exons ATGCCGTTGGGGTTATCTGATGAAGATGCCGCTAGGGTAtgtggtgaagaagctgctggtgtaatgagtgaagatgttgctggggacat CAACATTTAccacgacaccaccaccaacaacaactaccacgacaacaacagcaacatctaCCAcgacacaaacaacaacaacaactaccacgacaacaacaacgacaacatctACCACGACACAAACAACAACtaccacgacaacaacaacagcaacatctaccacgacaacaacaacagcaacatctaCCAcgacacaaacaacaacaacaactaccacgacaacaacaacgacaacatctACCAcgacacaaacaacaacaacaactaccacgacaacaacaacgacaacatctACCAcgacacaaacaacaacaacaactaccacgacaacaacaacagcaacatctaCCAcgacacaaacaacaacaacaactaccacgacaacaacaacgacaacatctACCAcgacacaaacaacaacaacaactaccacgacaacaacaacagcaacatctaCCAcgacacaaacaacaacaacaaccaccacaacaacaacaacgacaacaacagcaacatttaccacgtcacaaacaacaacaacaactaccacaacaataacaacgacaacaacaaaatCAAATACTACGACGACAACAACAAAATCAAATACCACGACGACAACAGCAACAACTACCACGACAACAacatcaactacaacaacaataacaacatcaactaccacaacaacaacaatactactactaatactactactacaactactactacattTGCTGGAACTActatatcaacaacaacaacaacaacaagccccCACATCATTAACTACCTCACAATAAACGACTAG